A DNA window from bacterium contains the following coding sequences:
- a CDS encoding NAD-dependent epimerase/dehydratase family protein: MNCIVTGGAGFIGSHLVDRLIQQGDKVAIIDDLSSGKAKNINKSAEFYKLKIESTKIEKVFRKLSPEVIFHLAAQASVVNSTNNPDLDAKANIIGTINLLKLCIKHKVKKIVFSTTGGALYGNTAIAATEEVYPSPASPYGISKFTGEQYIKFFGNEFDLKYCILRYANVYGPRQDPKGEAGVVAIFTQNMIKNKTCTLFGSGKLKRDYVYVKDVIEANILAVKLKANETLNIGTGIPTSVNELFELMGKFSNYSTSPVYMPKRTGEIEISFLNYAKAKRLLGWEPKTSLANGLQETIKSFNEKIRGGKDA; this comes from the coding sequence ATGAATTGCATAGTTACCGGTGGGGCAGGATTTATTGGTTCGCATTTAGTTGACAGGCTTATACAACAAGGGGATAAAGTAGCAATAATTGACGACTTATCTTCCGGGAAAGCAAAAAACATAAACAAATCCGCAGAATTCTATAAATTAAAAATAGAAAGCACCAAAATAGAAAAGGTATTTAGAAAACTATCCCCGGAAGTTATATTCCATCTTGCAGCTCAAGCAAGTGTAGTAAATTCTACCAACAACCCTGATTTAGATGCAAAAGCAAATATAATTGGGACAATAAACTTATTAAAACTCTGCATAAAACATAAAGTAAAAAAGATTGTTTTTTCTACAACAGGCGGTGCATTGTACGGGAATACAGCTATTGCTGCAACTGAAGAAGTTTATCCCTCTCCCGCTTCTCCTTATGGAATATCGAAATTTACAGGTGAGCAATATATAAAATTCTTCGGCAATGAATTCGATTTGAAATACTGTATATTAAGATATGCTAATGTTTATGGTCCCCGCCAGGATCCAAAAGGTGAAGCAGGAGTAGTCGCCATTTTTACCCAGAATATGATTAAAAATAAAACTTGCACACTTTTTGGATCAGGCAAGCTCAAGAGAGACTATGTCTACGTAAAAGATGTTATAGAAGCAAATATATTGGCCGTTAAATTGAAAGCAAACGAGACTTTAAACATCGGAACCGGCATTCCCACATCAGTAAACGAATTATTTGAATTAATGGGTAAATTCAGTAATTATTCCACATCTCCCGTTTATATGCCTAAAAGAACTGGAGAAATTGAAATAAGTTTTCTAAATTACGCCAAAGCAAAGAGACTACTTGGGTGGGAACCAAAAACTAGTTTAGCAAACGGATTACAAGAAACAATAAAAAGTTTTAACGAAAAAATAAGGGGAGGAAAAGATGCCTAA
- a CDS encoding Gfo/Idh/MocA family oxidoreductase, with the protein MPKISVIGAGYWGPNIIRNFYELGCLAAVCDKDEKRLSMIKNKFSGVVTTKDSDEAIAIADGVVIATHVASHYELAKKALNAGKDVFVEKPFTLKTTDAEELVELAKKKNCIIMVGHILLYQPEVRKLKEYVDTNELGKIYYIYTQRLNLGKVRQTEDVLWSLGPHDISIVLYLLNKTPNKVVAFAGTYLQPGIPDVVFLNLYFADNTIAHIHLSWLDPSKNRTITVIGDKKMATFNDAEANDRIKLYDKGINYESSTKSFSEAFPIRVGTTTIPNVPSKECLKAECEHFISCIQNRTTPITDGINGLNVVKILESAQKSLELGGAPVSL; encoded by the coding sequence ATGCCTAAAATTTCTGTTATCGGTGCAGGATATTGGGGACCCAATATTATACGAAACTTTTATGAACTCGGTTGTTTAGCCGCAGTTTGCGACAAAGATGAAAAAAGATTATCTATGATTAAAAATAAGTTTTCAGGAGTCGTAACAACAAAAGATTCAGATGAAGCGATTGCTATAGCTGATGGGGTAGTCATTGCCACACACGTAGCTTCACATTATGAACTGGCAAAGAAAGCTCTTAATGCCGGCAAAGATGTGTTTGTAGAAAAACCTTTTACGTTAAAAACAACTGATGCAGAAGAACTTGTTGAATTAGCAAAGAAAAAAAATTGTATTATTATGGTAGGGCATATCCTTCTTTACCAGCCTGAAGTCAGGAAATTAAAAGAATACGTAGACACAAATGAGCTTGGAAAAATATATTATATATACACTCAAAGATTGAATCTTGGGAAAGTTAGACAAACAGAAGATGTGTTATGGAGTTTAGGGCCGCATGATATTTCCATAGTATTATATCTATTGAATAAAACGCCAAATAAAGTCGTAGCTTTTGCCGGGACATACTTACAACCTGGTATTCCGGATGTAGTGTTTCTCAATTTATATTTTGCGGACAATACCATTGCTCATATCCACCTATCATGGTTAGACCCCAGCAAAAACAGAACAATTACGGTTATCGGCGACAAGAAAATGGCGACTTTTAATGATGCCGAGGCAAATGACAGGATAAAATTGTATGATAAGGGTATAAATTACGAGTCTTCGACTAAATCCTTTAGCGAAGCATTCCCTATCAGAGTTGGGACTACTACAATACCTAATGTTCCATCAAAAGAGTGCCTTAAAGCTGAATGCGAACACTTTATATCCTGCATTCAAAATAGGACTACTCCCATTACGGATGGAATAAACGGGCTTAATGTGGTAAAAATACTGGAATCGGCTCAAAAATCACTTGAACTTGGCGGAGCGCCTGTTTCTCTGTAA
- a CDS encoding TonB-dependent receptor, with amino-acid sequence MFYLIASFILTSDTTLVEKYPLYKMEEVVVTATRIRNSLYNLPTNVTLITRDMIVHSNARTVAEAIEYAFGVTEVGNQGTRGAVRNVRIRGGATNQVLVMIDGQSLNDVALGVADLDEIPTDYVERIEIIRGPTSVLYGANALGGVVNIITKNTESAADFQISGGSFFTQKYSANISMKQNKRRALFIISRDVSDGWRKNSDYGGNDFFGKFGNDFEQFGKLGFRFIYHNSEFGVPGQNTTPIYEYDGSQEKEAQSPDARQTRQNEQGQLEYENNIGNTVLQVKTYSNITNKRYEYPTGFTDALTKTHIYGTEVQINTVYDVILGAGVHRDECARKDLTVSPAKIDIDESTTNRSVFLQKISSIGKISTILGVHYDKHSVFGEETNPHASIVCHLLDNLKFSANVGSAFRSPTFEDLYSPYSSWSAGPTWMAGDTKGNTDLKPEKSWGYDIGLEFRIRNIMLSQITLFKNDITNLIQWAEVDPAPNYEKWRPSNVGKAYNQGVELKITQWILPNLEHSLQYNCLENKGKKEGQDDYKTLPYTIPFKLNYMVNYANNAGLGVNINTNFTEQVIWEDDFGAKDTLRSYTLVDTRIGQKVHIKNQKSDNRMPEFFFIVKNIFDIRYQTRKGYPLAGRNFSIGATVTL; translated from the coding sequence ATGTTTTATTTAATTGCTTCTTTTATATTAACTTCAGATACAACACTTGTAGAAAAGTATCCTCTTTACAAGATGGAAGAAGTTGTCGTTACTGCTACAAGAATACGAAACTCTCTTTATAACTTACCCACAAATGTAACGCTTATTACCAGAGATATGATTGTTCACAGTAATGCGCGTACAGTTGCGGAAGCCATAGAATATGCTTTTGGTGTAACTGAAGTAGGTAATCAGGGAACTCGTGGGGCGGTGCGTAATGTTCGTATAAGGGGAGGTGCTACCAACCAGGTTTTGGTTATGATTGATGGACAATCATTAAATGATGTGGCTTTAGGAGTAGCTGACTTAGATGAAATCCCGACAGATTATGTAGAAAGAATTGAAATTATTCGGGGTCCCACTTCTGTTTTATACGGGGCTAATGCGTTGGGTGGAGTAGTAAATATTATTACTAAAAATACTGAATCTGCTGCCGATTTTCAAATCTCCGGCGGAAGTTTCTTTACACAAAAATATAGCGCAAATATTAGTATGAAGCAAAATAAACGACGTGCTCTATTTATTATAAGCAGAGATGTTTCTGATGGCTGGCGTAAAAACAGTGATTATGGGGGCAATGACTTTTTCGGAAAATTTGGAAATGACTTTGAACAATTTGGAAAATTAGGTTTCCGTTTTATATATCATAATAGTGAATTTGGTGTGCCTGGTCAAAATACCACTCCTATTTACGAATATGATGGTTCTCAAGAAAAAGAAGCACAATCACCCGATGCCCGCCAGACAAGACAAAATGAACAGGGGCAATTAGAATATGAGAATAATATTGGCAATACTGTTCTACAAGTCAAAACTTATAGTAATATCACTAACAAAAGATATGAATATCCTACAGGTTTTACGGATGCCCTTACTAAAACCCATATTTACGGAACGGAAGTCCAGATAAATACAGTTTATGATGTTATTTTGGGGGCTGGTGTGCACAGAGATGAATGTGCAAGAAAGGATTTAACTGTCTCGCCTGCTAAAATTGATATAGATGAAAGCACTACAAATCGTTCAGTGTTTCTGCAAAAGATTTCTTCAATAGGCAAAATAAGTACTATACTAGGTGTTCATTATGATAAACATTCAGTTTTTGGGGAAGAGACTAATCCTCATGCCTCTATTGTTTGTCATCTATTAGATAATTTAAAGTTTTCAGCTAATGTCGGCAGTGCTTTTAGATCCCCTACTTTTGAAGACCTTTACTCGCCTTATTCAAGTTGGTCTGCAGGTCCCACATGGATGGCAGGCGATACAAAAGGCAATACTGACCTTAAACCTGAAAAATCTTGGGGATATGACATAGGTCTTGAATTCAGAATCAGGAATATTATGTTAAGTCAGATTACACTTTTTAAAAATGATATAACTAATTTAATTCAATGGGCTGAAGTTGATCCTGCCCCCAATTATGAAAAATGGCGTCCTTCCAATGTAGGCAAAGCATATAATCAGGGAGTAGAACTTAAAATCACTCAATGGATTCTTCCTAATTTAGAGCATTCATTACAATACAATTGTCTGGAAAACAAGGGGAAGAAAGAAGGGCAGGATGATTACAAAACTTTGCCATATACTATACCTTTTAAGCTAAATTATATGGTTAATTATGCTAATAATGCGGGACTTGGCGTTAATATCAATACTAATTTCACTGAACAGGTAATATGGGAAGATGATTTTGGAGCAAAAGATACATTGAGGAGCTATACTCTGGTAGATACTCGTATTGGTCAGAAAGTACATATTAAAAATCAAAAATCTGACAACCGAATGCCGGAGTTCTTCTTTATAGTTAAAAATATTTTTGACATAAGGTATCAGACCAGAAAAGGTTATCCTCTCGCCGGTAGAAACTTTAGCATAGGAGCAACGGTTACTTTATAA
- a CDS encoding M1 family aminopeptidase has protein sequence MNYILFVICAFLKPSSPSYVDTKSEFNTKYANFKSDSTHTFDVLLYKLDVYFPMNSRTLEGLCHIDAKSMINGLDSLSLDVNNLIIDSVKVNNSSVNFSIIPDSEELRIKCGQTFNTGDSFGVDVFYKGSPTYGYYYYSDYPETTAYTITEPWGSRYWFPCFDEPWDKADNGCEINITVPKRFVAASNGLLLGVDTSGNRVTYHWKETHPISTYLMAATASKFATFSDWYHPSSDSIESKYYIYRVDSAQAHIAFENVVDMMTFFSSKFGDYPFSKYGMVAVSHFGGGMEHQTMTTIARSWVTDVEEQGIAHELAHMWWGDMITCSDWKNIWINEGFATYSEALYTEYKYGEQDFKDEMALNAYYYFHRDSTERFPIYNPKYLFDGGIVYRKASWVLHMLRYLTGDSVFYNILQNYYTAFKYGNANTEDFKNISESTSGMELDWFFNEWIYGQGHPKYTWSWSYNTPNDTTYINLRTEQIQINAPIFKMPIELTVETTGGTEVYTVWDSLISQDFVLKTTSTPLNITFDKDYRILAEKLQVNVEESPKRELKNYSLNISRNPFASETNITYALPVNSKVLLEVYDITGKLVKTLVNKNEKQGCYTANWTAKAYPSGIYFIKLIAGNYKETKKLILVK, from the coding sequence ATGAATTATATACTTTTTGTAATATGCGCTTTTTTAAAACCATCGTCCCCATCTTATGTAGATACAAAATCGGAATTCAATACCAAATATGCAAATTTCAAGTCAGACTCAACACACACGTTTGATGTTTTACTTTATAAATTAGACGTATATTTTCCTATGAATAGCAGAACCCTCGAAGGATTATGCCATATAGACGCTAAAAGTATGATAAATGGGCTTGATAGCCTGAGTTTAGACGTCAACAACTTAATCATTGATAGTGTAAAAGTAAATAACTCTTCCGTAAACTTTTCGATAATACCGGACTCTGAAGAACTCCGGATAAAATGCGGACAGACTTTTAACACCGGGGATTCTTTTGGCGTAGACGTATTTTATAAAGGCTCTCCGACTTACGGTTATTATTATTATTCCGACTACCCGGAAACAACAGCTTATACCATAACCGAACCGTGGGGGTCAAGATACTGGTTTCCCTGTTTTGATGAGCCGTGGGATAAAGCAGATAATGGCTGCGAAATAAATATTACCGTGCCCAAAAGATTTGTCGCAGCTTCTAATGGATTATTACTTGGAGTTGATACCTCAGGCAACAGAGTTACTTACCACTGGAAAGAAACACATCCTATTTCCACATACCTTATGGCAGCTACTGCTTCAAAATTTGCTACTTTTTCAGATTGGTATCATCCGTCAAGCGACAGCATAGAATCAAAATATTATATTTACAGGGTAGATTCGGCTCAGGCACATATTGCTTTTGAAAATGTAGTTGATATGATGACATTTTTTTCAAGCAAATTTGGCGACTATCCTTTTTCAAAATATGGAATGGTAGCAGTCAGCCATTTCGGCGGGGGGATGGAACATCAAACAATGACTACTATTGCCAGAAGTTGGGTTACTGATGTTGAAGAACAAGGCATTGCTCACGAGCTTGCACATATGTGGTGGGGAGATATGATAACCTGTTCCGACTGGAAGAATATATGGATAAACGAAGGGTTTGCTACTTATTCCGAAGCATTATATACGGAATACAAATACGGGGAACAAGATTTCAAAGATGAAATGGCGTTAAATGCGTATTATTATTTTCACCGCGACTCAACGGAAAGATTTCCCATATACAACCCCAAATATCTCTTTGACGGCGGGATTGTTTATCGTAAAGCTTCCTGGGTATTACATATGTTAAGATATTTAACGGGAGATTCCGTCTTCTACAACATATTACAAAACTATTATACCGCTTTTAAGTATGGGAATGCAAACACCGAAGATTTCAAAAACATATCGGAATCTACATCCGGCATGGAACTTGATTGGTTTTTTAATGAATGGATTTACGGGCAGGGACATCCAAAATATACTTGGAGCTGGTCATACAACACCCCAAATGACACTACCTATATTAATCTTCGCACAGAACAAATTCAAATTAATGCTCCTATTTTTAAAATGCCTATAGAATTGACGGTTGAAACGACAGGTGGTACGGAGGTTTATACGGTATGGGATAGTCTTATAAGCCAGGATTTTGTACTTAAGACAACTTCAACTCCTTTGAATATTACATTTGATAAAGATTACCGCATACTTGCCGAAAAATTACAAGTTAACGTAGAAGAGTCTCCAAAGAGAGAATTAAAAAATTACAGCCTGAATATTTCCAGGAATCCCTTTGCTTCCGAAACTAATATAACTTATGCGTTGCCGGTTAACAGTAAAGTTCTATTGGAAGTTTATGACATAACCGGGAAACTCGTAAAAACATTGGTCAATAAAAATGAAAAACAAGGATGTTATACCGCAAATTGGACAGCCAAAGCATACCCGTCGGGTATATATTTCATAAAACTCATAGCAGGGAATTATAAGGAAACGAAGAAGCTGATACTGGTAAAGTAA
- a CDS encoding MFS transporter, which translates to MDFIFFLYQKTSKIINIYTKNLHLFSRNAWLFLLGTFFIGISFSGIMLLFNLYLKSIGLLEGRIGNVITVTTLGTLIMAIPASIALKRFSIKKILIISLPIALLSYFIQVTISNYYIIMIGGLFSGISSVFFQITAAPFFMRNSAPKERPYLFSMNFAFTLVASVIGSIMGGFIPEIMEKYGVVDYLAYRHTLYIFGIFIIIALIPYLMIKENAYQKETESAQIKPDRSIIVKLFLPNFFVGLGAGLSIPFINLYFKNIFSMSTKVIGVYYSLSQVMTIIGLLIAPLLAEKIGKIKTVIFSQLFSIPFLIILGITNNVALAVVSFLIRAAMMNMAQPLFTNFAMESVKKEEQPLTNALLVIAWSIGRGLSATIGGLLIEKYSYAIPFLTTGALYLISTILILIFFKQKEFR; encoded by the coding sequence ATGGATTTTATATTCTTTCTATATCAAAAAACAAGCAAGATAATAAATATTTACACAAAGAATCTGCATTTGTTTTCAAGAAATGCATGGCTTTTTTTACTTGGAACATTCTTTATCGGAATAAGTTTTTCCGGTATTATGCTTCTGTTCAATCTCTACTTGAAATCAATCGGACTGCTTGAAGGAAGAATCGGGAACGTCATCACGGTAACAACACTCGGAACATTAATTATGGCAATCCCGGCTTCAATTGCGCTTAAACGTTTTTCCATAAAGAAAATCCTTATCATTTCTTTACCGATTGCATTATTGTCTTATTTCATCCAGGTAACAATATCAAATTATTATATCATAATGATAGGCGGGTTATTTTCCGGGATTTCTTCCGTGTTTTTCCAAATTACCGCAGCACCTTTCTTTATGAGGAATAGCGCTCCAAAAGAAAGGCCGTATTTGTTCAGTATGAATTTTGCATTTACGCTTGTGGCAAGTGTCATAGGAAGTATTATGGGTGGATTTATCCCTGAAATTATGGAGAAATATGGCGTTGTAGATTATCTTGCTTACAGGCATACGCTATACATATTCGGAATATTTATTATTATCGCTCTAATCCCTTATTTAATGATAAAAGAAAACGCCTATCAAAAAGAGACGGAATCTGCACAAATTAAGCCTGACCGTTCAATTATCGTAAAACTTTTCTTACCAAATTTTTTTGTTGGGCTTGGAGCAGGATTAAGCATCCCTTTTATAAACTTATATTTCAAAAACATATTCTCAATGTCGACCAAAGTTATAGGAGTTTATTACAGTCTTTCTCAGGTTATGACGATTATCGGATTACTAATTGCACCGCTTTTAGCGGAAAAAATCGGGAAAATAAAAACGGTAATATTTTCCCAGCTTTTTTCCATACCATTTTTAATCATTCTGGGTATTACAAATAATGTTGCTTTGGCCGTAGTATCTTTTTTAATAAGGGCAGCTATGATGAATATGGCGCAACCTTTATTCACAAATTTTGCAATGGAAAGCGTGAAAAAAGAGGAACAGCCACTAACAAATGCGCTTCTTGTAATTGCATGGTCTATAGGAAGAGGATTAAGCGCAACTATAGGAGGACTATTAATAGAAAAATATTCTTATGCAATACCATTTTTAACCACAGGCGCTTTATATTTAATCTCTACAATCTTAATACTTATATTTTTCAAACAAAAAGAGTTTCGTTAA
- a CDS encoding NAD(P)/FAD-dependent oxidoreductase, with protein sequence MEQYEVIIIGGGASGLIAGISAARHGKNPKNILIIEKNPTLGRKITVTGNGRCNLTNTNITLDKYYGENTKCLNNIFGRFSHKDTVEFFESIGIILKTEDKGRVFPITNQAITVLDLLIEEITHFRINIKTTERVNEITPINHGWKITTSKDSYQSKYIILTTGGKSYPQLGSSGEGLEFVRKLGHRIVEPKPALVPIELSGNWFHKLQGVKSDVELTLISKNKAIATEKGELLFTHYGISGPIVMDMSRLITDYLPKPETKVFINFFPDFTVDKLTQFFISRGQAYPQKTFLNSLFGVLPKKLCYVLMRELGVTEDKHIHQLSKKELCAIADRLIHWYIDIKQTRPFAESMVTAGGIAMDEVNSRTMESLKVKGLYFAGEILDIDGVSGGYNLQFAWSTGYIAGLLS encoded by the coding sequence ATGGAACAATATGAAGTAATTATTATCGGCGGAGGGGCTTCCGGACTAATAGCAGGTATTTCTGCGGCACGGCACGGCAAAAACCCAAAAAACATTCTAATTATTGAGAAAAACCCGACTCTTGGACGTAAAATCACCGTTACAGGTAACGGGAGATGCAATCTAACCAATACCAATATTACACTTGATAAGTATTACGGAGAAAATACCAAATGCTTAAATAATATTTTCGGGCGTTTTTCCCATAAAGATACTGTTGAGTTTTTTGAATCAATTGGCATTATCCTAAAAACGGAAGACAAAGGCCGGGTATTCCCGATTACCAATCAGGCAATAACCGTTCTGGATTTGCTTATAGAGGAAATTACTCATTTTAGAATAAACATAAAAACAACTGAACGGGTTAATGAAATAACACCAATAAATCATGGATGGAAAATTACCACAAGCAAAGACTCTTACCAATCAAAATATATTATACTTACTACGGGTGGAAAGAGTTATCCACAGTTGGGTTCAAGCGGTGAAGGACTTGAATTTGTGCGTAAATTAGGTCATAGAATCGTTGAACCAAAACCGGCATTAGTTCCTATTGAATTATCGGGCAACTGGTTTCACAAATTACAGGGAGTAAAATCGGATGTTGAGTTAACGCTTATCTCTAAGAACAAAGCGATTGCAACGGAAAAAGGAGAATTGCTTTTCACGCATTACGGCATTTCCGGACCTATAGTAATGGATATGAGTCGTCTGATAACGGATTATTTACCCAAACCCGAAACTAAAGTTTTTATTAATTTTTTCCCTGATTTCACTGTTGACAAATTAACACAATTTTTCATCTCAAGAGGGCAAGCATATCCACAAAAGACTTTTTTAAACTCTTTGTTCGGAGTTTTGCCTAAGAAATTATGTTATGTATTAATGCGGGAATTAGGAGTAACAGAGGATAAACATATTCATCAGTTATCCAAAAAAGAATTATGCGCCATTGCCGACAGGCTTATTCACTGGTATATAGACATAAAACAAACCCGTCCTTTTGCGGAATCAATGGTAACTGCCGGTGGAATAGCGATGGACGAAGTCAATTCCAGGACAATGGAATCGTTGAAAGTTAAAGGACTTTATTTCGCAGGTGAAATACTCGATATTGATGGTGTTTCCGGGGGATATAATCTTCAATTCGCCTGGAGCACAGGGTATATTGCCGGGTTATTATCGTAA
- a CDS encoding YifB family Mg chelatase-like AAA ATPase has translation MVAKVHSAAVLGVEAYRLEVEVNLALGLPRYSATVGLPDSAVKESKERVEAAIKNSGFDFPAKRIIVNLAPADIKKEGSNFDLPIAIGVLAAQENVIPVESLKEYLILGELSLDGNIRGVKGVLPIALNCHKLGFKKIIIPEDNKNEAGVMQNIEVYPVSTLLQTVEFLNGKCEIQPYKVDMENLFRNESVYDVDFSEVNGQESAKRALEIAAAGSHNVLMIGPPGAGKTMLSRRMVTILPELTLEEALETTKIHSVAGLIPTGKGIIGTRPFRLPHHTVSDAGLIGGGTYPKPGEISLSHNGILFLDELPEFNKKGLEVMRQPMEDGEVTISRVATTLTFPARFMMVAAMNPCPCSC, from the coding sequence ATGGTAGCGAAAGTTCATTCGGCAGCGGTGCTCGGAGTTGAAGCTTACCGGCTGGAAGTAGAAGTTAACCTTGCGCTTGGATTGCCACGATATTCCGCAACTGTCGGACTACCGGATTCTGCCGTTAAAGAATCCAAAGAAAGAGTCGAAGCGGCGATTAAAAATTCGGGGTTTGATTTTCCTGCAAAAAGAATCATAGTCAACTTAGCTCCCGCAGACATAAAAAAAGAAGGCTCCAATTTTGATTTGCCAATCGCTATCGGCGTATTAGCCGCTCAAGAAAATGTTATTCCGGTAGAGAGTCTAAAAGAGTATCTTATTCTTGGCGAGCTCTCATTGGATGGTAACATCAGAGGAGTAAAAGGAGTGCTTCCGATAGCTCTTAATTGTCACAAACTTGGATTCAAAAAAATAATAATTCCTGAAGATAATAAAAATGAAGCCGGAGTTATGCAAAACATTGAAGTATATCCTGTCAGCACGCTTCTCCAAACGGTAGAATTCTTAAACGGAAAATGCGAAATCCAGCCATATAAAGTAGATATGGAAAACTTATTTAGAAATGAATCCGTATATGATGTGGATTTTTCCGAAGTAAACGGGCAGGAAAGCGCCAAAAGAGCGCTTGAAATAGCTGCCGCTGGTTCGCACAATGTTTTGATGATTGGACCACCGGGAGCAGGAAAAACGATGCTTTCGAGAAGAATGGTAACGATACTTCCCGAACTTACATTAGAAGAAGCGCTTGAGACGACAAAAATTCATTCGGTAGCCGGGCTTATCCCGACAGGCAAAGGGATTATAGGAACACGGCCATTTCGATTACCGCATCATACGGTGTCGGATGCAGGGTTAATTGGCGGAGGGACTTATCCGAAACCGGGGGAAATATCCTTATCTCACAATGGAATATTATTTCTTGATGAGCTTCCGGAATTTAACAAAAAAGGATTAGAAGTAATGAGGCAGCCGATGGAAGATGGAGAAGTAACGATATCGAGAGTAGCGACTACTTTAACCTTTCCGGCTCGTTTTATGATGGTCGCTGCTATGAACCCGTGTCCGTGCAGTTGCTAA